From the genome of Cuculus canorus isolate bCucCan1 chromosome 4, bCucCan1.pri, whole genome shotgun sequence:
GATCCCTCCAGGTCGGGGGTCCTGCCAGGTCAAGGGTTCTGCTCAGTCAGGGTCTCGCTCACTCAGTGCCGCACTCAGCGAGCCTGGCACAGCTGGCTCCTGGCATTTTTACACCAATCAGATTGACTAGCAAGCACAATCCTATAGCACATGTCACACCATGTTTTATAGCGTGTCTCACATcgtattttttattataaatacctcagaaatgtgtgtttcaacaccccaggagctgggatggtggagcactggaacaggctcctcaGGGAAGTAGTtatggcaccaagcctgacaatattcaagaagcatttggacaacgcGCTCCGGCACATGGTATAAATTTTGGGATTGTCCTAttcagggacaggagttggactcaatgatcctggtgggtcacttccaactcagatcattctgtgctgtgctgggatgAATGGATAACCGGTGTGGGGTGCAGACTGAACCATCCGCTTGCTTTTTGTTCGTCAGAAGGTGTGCGGAGAGAAACACACCCTGCCTCTAGGAGAGCACAGCATCCCTGAGAGCTCCGCTGCACCTGCCGTGCATGACAGCTGAGGTCACTGGGGCCAAAACGCCTGATGCCGTTACCTCTGAAGGCTTCTGAGAGCGGGCTTCTGTGGAGCTTGCCTGCGTACAAGCTCCTGTTCCTGAGATGTTTGCAGGCATCTTGTTCTGCTTGTCAAAACTTACTGAGcattttgggttgtttttttcttaataggTTGAAGGAGAGTTTACtagcttttgtaaaaaaaaaaaggcatgggGAGTTTAAACCCTTGATGGCAGGATCTCAGTTAGAATTTCTTCACGTTTCACTCTGTTACAGATCTCTGTGGAAAACTGTTTCTCAGTTTAGGAGGGGTAGCCCAGGGAGACTTGTTAATTACTGTGCTTACTGTGTTGTgaaacttcatctttttttttttttttttttttgaggccaGAGAAATCTCTTGGTTATGTGCCTGAAACtttttgtcttctattttttaCTGTACCAAGATTACTCCTCTGAAGATAAGAGGAAAGTTGGGGGACCTAGATcttgtttattaaaaagcaGTCAAGTACCATTGCTATAGTTGgtttaaaggataaaaaaataaatggttatTGTTATTGGTTTAATAATGCTGGTCTGAGACAGATCTTACTGGTCTGTAGGTGTTAATAGTTCATGAATATTTTTAGGTGCGGTACATTCAGTAGGGActgggggaggaaaggggaagagcaGTTAGATATGAGATTAATTTTAGTGAGGCATCACTTTACTAGAAGAACAAAAACAGAACTAGCCTGTGTTTTAATGACTTTAAATTTTCTCAGGTTAACCATGGAGTATGATAGAAACAGCAGGTTGTGTATTTGGTTGCGGTATGTCTGGTGTGGTCTGTTAATTCAACAAAGAGATGTTTCTGTTTGTAAGCTGAGCAATGTTTATATTGGAAGCTGAGAGGTTTAATGTAAGTTGTTTTGCAATGACACAATCATGCAGAACATGTGCCTAGAGGCATCAAAACTGTTGAGATGCAAATCAAGTAGATTTTTGCCAAGTGACTCTAAACCTGTCTTCGCTTTCCATCTTCACTGCATGCATATCCTGTATCTTGCTTATTGTAAAAGAGCAACCTTGCTTATCATAGAAATATGTATGCACGCAAACAGCATTGACAAGTTTATATAAcacaaaggggaaaagaaatgcagaggcagaacctttgtgttttaatatcttctgttctgctttgctgaagGAATTTGTCTCGGGACGTTGAGGAGAAAAGGCTATAGCTAACATGTCCTAGAGCTAACAGTTCCTACAAAATCGTTATCATTTGTAATAAAGCATCTACAGTACCTTTTCTCCACCTATTAGTGTCTTGCAAAGACTAATTAAACTTTTGATGTAGACATTCATTTCACcaactgagaaaacaaagaccAGGATTTCCTGATGCTTTTATAAAGAACTTAGTGCTCTTCCTTTAGCTTCTAGCCTGCTGCTCGGGATACATCTACTAcatattctttctctttgttctggCTCTTGGGTTGCCCCCCTGTCTAACtatttcttcttgaaaataGAGCATTTGGGTTTCAGActcccccttcctcttccagGTGTTATCTTTGCACCATATGGCCCTATCTGGAAGCAACAGAGGAAATTCTCTCTCTCAACACTGCGTCACTTTGGAGTAGGAAGACTCAGCTTAGAGCCTAAAATCATTGAAGAGCTCAAGTTtgtaaaggaagaaatgctgaaaCATGGAAAGGATCCATTTAATCCTTTTCCAGTCATTCGCAATGCAGTGTCCAATGTTATCTGTTCTATGGCCTTTGGCAGGCGTTTTAACTACGAAGATGATGAGTTCAAGACAATGCTGAAGAACATGGCCCGTGCACTAGAGCTAAGCATGAACAGCTCTATGATGCTGGTCAATATCTGCCCTTGGCTCTACTACCTTCCCTTTGGGCCTTTTCGGGAACTTCGGAAAACAGAATTGGATATTACtgcttttttgaagaaaataattgcacaGCACAGGGAAACACTGGATGCAGCAAATCCCAGGGACTTCATTGATATGTATTTCATCcatgcagaagaagaaaagaataacaaGGAAAGCAGTTTTAATGACGACTACCTGTTTTTCATCATTGGTGATCTCTTCATCGCAGGCACAGACACTACATCCAACACAATCCTGTGGTGCCTGCTCTACATGTCTCTCTACCCAGAAGTACAAGGTAAGACTATTTTTATTCTGGGTGCTTTGTTCCAGACTGTAAAGCTCCAGGTGGGTGTTCAGCAACAGAAGCAAACAGGGACAATAGAGAAGTCATTTGGAGTGCAAATAGCACACGTGTACAGGTAATTGGAAAAGTTGAAATGTAAATCAGATATTTTCtatcctgctctgctgtggccATCTCCAGGTTAGTGCTATATATTAATTATCTAAATGGTACTTTAATTTATGCATTTCTTGTGTTTTGGGACAACTTTATCTTTCCTGAGTAATTCCAGGGAACCTTGGCATGTTTCAAAGGCTTTGGCAATTGTGACATTCCAGGCCTGTAGTAGTGATATAAGATAAGTGAAATATGTAGTAATAAGGTCTGCTTTTATGCCTCCTTAAGGAGGGAGGTTCTTGAGCCCAGCAGTGGAGTTTGGAAAGGTGAAACACTACCCACTGTAGAGGAAGGTCAAATTAGGGTCAGCTTAAGGATATTGGACTTAAAGAAGCCCATGGTGCCAGTTGGTCAGTGTCGCAGGAAGGCCTCTTGCCTTGAACGGTCATGGTAGTTGTGTAGTTGCTGGTGACAGTGGAGGTGGGGGAGAAAGACATGGGGAGCACGTGGACCtagaggagggggagaaggaacTAGGCCTGTTCAGTGTTAGGTgactgaggggacaccttatgctgtctacaactacctgatCGAAAGATCCCAAGAAGATGGAGGCAGTCTCCTCTGAGgtgtgcagaggagggaggagaggcaggagagagagTCTACAACAAGAAAATTCTGATCagacaccaagaaaaaaaattcccaatgAAGACAGCAAGGAGTGCAACAGGTTGCCCCGAGAATTAACAGAATCTCCAACTTTGGAAGTATTCAGAACTTGGTAGGATAGGACCCTGAGTAGGCTGATCAGAGTTATATCCAGCTTGGAAGATGGCTTTGTTTTGAGTAAGGTTTTAGatcagatgacctccagagctTCCTTGCAATCCAAATTATTAGGTGCTATGATCTGGTTACTGTTTGTGACAAAGTTCTAGAAAACTACTTGGAAGTTTTGTGGGTATGAAAAATACTAGTCGTGTTGGAGAGGTTACAAGATTAAATTAGTACTCGCTAGAGTTAAATTTCAGgaattattaggaaaaatttccatCACCAAAAACTTAACGTTAATTTtggttaaatattttcttctattgaGTCTTGTTACAGTACATGTGGTTGCAAAGCCAGCGTTTTCTTTAGTACTAGTCATCAAATTTAGATggttaaatttaaaaaaaaagaagcagttgaTTTATTTACTAGCAGCTTCTACTAAAGTCCTACATGATTTCCATTTGGAACATTGTCGGTTATATGGAGACTGAAAACCTTGGCAGGATGTAGGGATTCTTCTTAGGCCATTCTACCTTAGTTGACAGTACTGAAGCATTTCCCAAAGAGACCACTGTTTTTTTGCTAGACTTCTTGCTAGCCTGGAGTGAAGAATGGTAAACCTCAAATTATCCAAGAACAATATAAACCTGGAATTCTTCTATCAAGTATTTGAGATTTTGATCATGTGCTGCATCCGCTTTACAAGTAAGCAAATAGATACTTGTTTACAGCACCTATCTGTCTGGAATAGTCTATTTAAATAGGTCAAGATCATAGTTTATTGCACAAATCAACCAAATTGTTGAGCAAAGATTGCAAAATAGGACATCGATTCAGTATACGGCAGAGAGTCCACTGAGGACGAATGTGAAAAAATGTTGTTGTGTAGGcttattcttctgtttttactgGTTGTGTGTTACTGCTGCTTAACTTGATGTGCAGTTAAATGAATTAGATATGttataaattacagaaatgagaTCTAGAagaattttgtgtttgtttctttttttaaccccttTCCTGATTGCAAGGTACTGTGCATGTATATGCAGGTcagttttctctcctctgctgtctccttacatttttattgcctccaatttcccccttttctcaTGCTTTGGCTGTTGTCAAACAATATAAATAAGCTTGGTGGTCCACAGTGTATCACTTGCCGCTAAGTGTTGTCATTTTCTTACTTCTAGTATCCCATTCCTTATGTATCTTGATTGCCTGGGGGTCatgtttggttggggttttcttttcctccctgatAATATGTTTCTCTTATCCCCTAACCAAAATACACAAATTGCATAACTTTTAGAAGTAGCAAATGTTGCAGACACATTCTGGAAAGGCAAATGGATATCACGAAGAAATCCAAAAGAATGTATTTGTCTGTGGAAGATGGGTTTGCTTTTTacatgagaaaagagaagggtgGGTGTGCATGCGTGCGTGCATGCATGCTTGTAGGGAGTCAGTAGGCAGTATTTGGGTTGGTCTGCTCCCTGACTTGATTTTGATCCTTGACTTCTAGGGGAAGATCTGTGAGATtttgaaatatatgaaattggAGCAGTTCAAACAACATGCTAGCAGAGAAGCCTTGAAGTCTCTGTTTTTGCAGTTGGTGATGTGAGCAGCGGTTTGGCTACTTTCTGTATAGTTCCACATATATTTACAAACTCTGAAGAAGCGTTGTTCAGGGTAAAATGCTGGTGTGACGTTTGACTGAgacagtctctttttttttttttatttatattgaaACCTTTACTCATTTAAATTATTGTGGATGTGCATACCTGACTACAGGGCTATAGTGTAGACTTATAGCAGGTACTCGAGAGCCACACCGTTATCAAATCTCTTGCTGTTGAGGTGTTTTTTACTGTGTTCCTCATTTGGGAACTTGTCTCCTAGCAAACCCAGCAGGTGGCAGCAAGTGTCCACTGAAGACAGTTGGTATGGTATTGCCGAATGCTGCTATGGAAACAGAAACTTTTAGCATTGAGCTTTTATTTACTCCTGAATCAGTGCTaaggagagaaaagcacaaaaactCAGAGCATCAGCAGCTTGAATTCTGGATTTTGGAAAAGGCTAGCAGGACAACAGCAGAGGCAATATTCAGGACATAAagtgtaaaaaatgaaaaccgACTTGTATTATTTTTGATTGAAAGTTAATTTTGAGGTCTCCTCtatcaagattttcttttgcttcataGCCTGATTCCAGGTTACCTGGAAGAAGAGGCATATTATACTGTACATGGGTGAAGCATATCTCACATCTTGGAAACATCTATGAAGATAATTACTTGTACGCTGAGCCTTTAGGGAGAAGAAAGGggcaaacaaatattttgacacTCTATGCCTCACATGAGTGAGGGGGGAGATAAGCTTATtaacttctgcttttcctttgcagaaaggGTGTGTGAGGGAAGTAagatctgctgctgccttttgggGGAACTGAGGAGTAGCCAAGTTTAGGTTCTGTGAATAGAAAGTAGGAAACAGTAGGAGCAAGTTAAATGGCTTCAGTGCTTGCAGTATGAGCATCAGAATTCCTGCTCCAGAATGAAGTATATAAAGCAGCTGCATGAAAAGCTTTCCCACCTCTTCACCACCTTTCCCAGTTTTGAGAACTGGAtctctccagggacagggaccaGCTCAGGCACTGCACTGCATGcagtctctctcttcttttttttttattcaaatacagGCCAGAAGCTTGATGTTTTCACCATTCGAAGTACTGTGTAGTTAAACTCTTAAACTAAGATTATGAATACTTCTGGAAATGGAGGAGAacttttttgttacttttccaATACAGAAGTGCTAGCAATATCTGTCATCTCAATAGCTTTACTCTTGACAGTTGTCGAGATTGCATTTGGTTTGTTCTTAACCAAGTCTGTTCTTAAGACTTATGTTGGCATAGTTACTTCAGCTAGGGATCATGTGTCTTGTAGTTATTCTTGACCAATCTACGTAAACAATGAAGCATGGGCAAATGAAATTGAGATGATGTCTTCTCACATATTGTGcatctttccttattttttatgtttctcaCTCCTTTCAAATAGAGAAGGTTCATGCAGAAATTGAAGCAGTTCTAGGATGTGACAAAGTTCCCTCTCTTACCCACAAGACTCAAATGCCCTTCACAGAGGCAACCATTATGGAAGTGCAGAGGATGACTGCAGTCGTTCCCCTTTCTGTTCCTCGGATGGCTTCAGAAACTGCTGGTAAGCATTATTAGAGATTTGCTAATACAACGTTTCTTTTGTGGATGAAAGTCTGGTGGGATGTCTAGTGAGAATTTGTAAAGACCTCGTTTATGTATTAGACATGTAATCCAAGTATGTAAAATGCCACTTAGAGTCTTGAGATACTCCTCTATTTAAGCAGCGTGTCTGACTGAACATCCAGAAGTTTTCTAATTTAGAGCAATTTCTTTTCTGGGGGTCAGCTTGTTTTGACTAATGTGCTTTGTGGTAGCTAGCAGCTGGGACTCCACCTCTGTACCTGAAACAGCAGAGTTGGTTTTTGGCCATCTGACGCAAAGGTCTGAAAGCATCGCATTGAAGCAATTGGTTTGTTAAAGCTTGAAAGGCTTATGCTGTTGAGCTCTGCTCCTACAGAAAACAGTAGTGAATATCCTTTTCCAAGTCATCTTGTTGGCTATATGTTTTCGTAAACATAGCTGGACACTGGCTGAAGTGAGCAGAGGTAGCAATACTTGGCTTTCAAACCCAGTACTGAACTgatctgcttttttaaatgttttggcTTGCAGGACAGTGAGTTGCAACAAGCTGAAATGAAACTAGTCACTTCAAAACCCTTTTGTGGTGAAAGCTCAAATGCATTTCTAATGattgctgctgccttttctccaCTGGCAGCTGTTAGTGTAACTTGATGTCTTTCCAACTGCTCTGACCTGTGTGATTCTGACCCAGGCAGTCTAGGAGAGATCACCTTTGCCTTAAGCTCCTGCTTTATTTGCAGCCCACAGATGGGGATCCGTATCATTTTATGAGTTGTCTTTTTAATAAGCAGAAGTCTCTTATGTCTACTTCTAGCAA
Proteins encoded in this window:
- the LOC104062885 gene encoding cytochrome P450 2U1, with the translated sequence MAAAGSGWWWWWRAPSAAEVLLAALCWLCCRWLLRRRPRLPPGLPPGPAPWPLLGNLAFALLPPALLRRWAPPAASPHVFLTGLTRVYGAVFRLFVGSRPCIVLNTFAAVREALVQKAEVFSDRPAVPIVLIITRSKGVIFAPYGPIWKQQRKFSLSTLRHFGVGRLSLEPKIIEELKFVKEEMLKHGKDPFNPFPVIRNAVSNVICSMAFGRRFNYEDDEFKTMLKNMARALELSMNSSMMLVNICPWLYYLPFGPFRELRKTELDITAFLKKIIAQHRETLDAANPRDFIDMYFIHAEEEKNNKESSFNDDYLFFIIGDLFIAGTDTTSNTILWCLLYMSLYPEVQEKVHAEIEAVLGCDKVPSLTHKTQMPFTEATIMEVQRMTAVVPLSVPRMASETAVLQGYTIPKGSVIVPNLWSVHRDPNIWEKPDEFQPSRFLDENGQLIKKESFIPFGMGKRVCMGEQLAKMELFLIFVSLMQSFTFLYPENAAKPSMEGRFGLTLAPCPFNIIALKK